AAGTTTATGATACGTATAAAGAGAATCCGGATGTATTATTGTCTTGTATCAGCCGTTCGGAATCGGGCTCTGAAGTACAAGCCTATTGGGAAAAACATTCGTTTTCCTTGCCTTTTTCCGCTCAGAATGATGATGCTGTCTTTTCGCTTTTTGCTTCCCATACCATTCCCCGTATATTGATAACAGACAAGGAGGGGATTATTCGTGCTGTATATACAGATGATCCTTTGGCGACCTATCAAGAATTGGCAAAAGATATCGATGCTGTCTTAATCGATAAGTTGTCCGGGAATGAACGATAGCTCATTTGTTGCAAATCAACAGATGGTTTAATCTGGCTTTTTCTATTTTTAATGGTGCAAATAGTATACATCTGTGTGAGTGCGAAAGAACAGATATACGGCACTGTCCACAATTTTGTGTAACTAATCTCATGTCTTTAGTAATGTTATGACTTCATTTCTAAGCTTTGGCAGATGATTAATAACCATGCTCCAAAGTATATCTACAGATAGACTATCATAGCCATGTATGATATAATTTCTGGCATCTACTATTTTACGAGAATTGGTTATAGCTATATCCTTATCAACTTTTAGTATTCTATTCATAGCTTCACCAATGATTTCTATATTCCTTTCAACGGCTCGTCTAAGGCATAGGTTACTATAGAAGTCATCATAAACTTTAGGAGCATTGCCGAAGAAACCTTCCACTTCTTCAATGGCAGTTAGAATATCTTGCAAGTGTTTCTTTATTAAGTCATCCATAGATTAAAGTTTTAGTTGCATCCACATTCTTCTTCAGATATGGATTCTTAATCGTTTGTTCTTCCAGTAAATCAACTTCTCTGCCAAACAGATTCTCTAAAGCATATTTGAAATCAAAGTAATTATCAAAGTAATCACTTACTTCTGCTTTATTGAAATCTACTACTAAATCAATATCACTGTTGTCGTTAAAGCGATTTGTAAGGATAGAACCAAACACAAATAGCTTATGTACCTTATGTTTCTTGCATAAGTCTATAATCTTCTGGATATTGTTCTCTATTAGTTTCATGTG
This sequence is a window from Bacteroides thetaiotaomicron VPI-5482. Protein-coding genes within it:
- a CDS encoding TlpA family protein disulfide reductase, giving the protein MKVEIRSKVVILLCIVLAVFSSCITDDDDDRGDFALVAGDALPQFSVEMSDGGVLNTQSFSGKVGVIVFFHTDCPDCQKELPVIQKVYDTYKENPDVLLSCISRSESGSEVQAYWEKHSFSLPFSAQNDDAVFSLFASHTIPRILITDKEGIIRAVYTDDPLATYQELAKDIDAVLIDKLSGNER
- a CDS encoding HepT-like ribonuclease domain-containing protein — its product is MDDLIKKHLQDILTAIEEVEGFFGNAPKVYDDFYSNLCLRRAVERNIEIIGEAMNRILKVDKDIAITNSRKIVDARNYIIHGYDSLSVDILWSMVINHLPKLRNEVITLLKT
- a CDS encoding nucleotidyltransferase family protein; translation: MKLIENNIQKIIDLCKKHKVHKLFVFGSILTNRFNDNSDIDLVVDFNKAEVSDYFDNYFDFKYALENLFGREVDLLEEQTIKNPYLKKNVDATKTLIYG